The following proteins are encoded in a genomic region of Vibrio spartinae:
- a CDS encoding methyl-accepting chemotaxis protein: MFFSLRQTKIRTRLYLLLFANILLIMMLFTKLLIEYKHDLMEDKQIKTQHLIESTYSLLSYYHRLETEGTLTRQVAQQQAQQAIKHLRYGKNDYFWINDLTPTMIMHPFKPQLDGKNLSKAKDPTGKALFLEMVQVAKNQGGGVVHYMWPKPGSETDVAKVSYVKLFKPWGWIIGSGIYVDDVEQLVAERTTMALWSGLLIVLVLSVLSALIIRSITRPCDTTRQALNDISQGEGDLTRQLPVNGKDEFAQIATAFNRFTVKICDAIRNIKPISANLTQSARDLNAVAEQSIEKSEQQLQAANSVASAMNQLQSSTQDVATAADEAAHAAQIAHQKSQDSRQVLINASQYMTSLSELLTETEQNTQYLTKDADNVGEVLNVIRGVAEQTNLLALNAAIEAARAGEQGRGFAVVADEVRTLATRTQKSTDEIEEIITVLQKRASHLNSSMVQTKQQSLETQQETHKAQEMLNDINEQIHTIQALNENIAAACLQQSSASRDISHNITNLAEHSQQITESAQDIGNTSQRLLQDSQSLSQSFSIFRT; encoded by the coding sequence GAACACGACTGTATCTGCTGCTTTTCGCAAATATTTTATTAATTATGATGTTATTCACCAAACTCTTAATAGAATATAAGCATGACCTCATGGAAGATAAGCAGATTAAGACACAACATTTAATTGAAAGCACCTATAGCCTGCTCTCTTACTATCACCGATTAGAAACGGAGGGAACGCTGACCCGTCAAGTCGCACAACAACAAGCACAACAAGCCATCAAACATCTTCGCTATGGCAAAAATGATTACTTCTGGATCAACGACCTCACTCCCACAATGATCATGCATCCCTTTAAACCGCAGCTGGATGGCAAAAACCTTTCTAAGGCCAAAGATCCGACCGGAAAAGCGCTCTTTTTAGAGATGGTGCAAGTTGCCAAGAATCAAGGCGGTGGCGTAGTCCATTACATGTGGCCCAAACCCGGTTCAGAGACCGATGTAGCAAAGGTCTCTTACGTAAAACTATTCAAACCTTGGGGATGGATCATTGGTTCAGGGATTTATGTGGATGATGTCGAGCAACTGGTTGCAGAGAGAACGACAATGGCCTTGTGGTCTGGATTGTTGATTGTGTTGGTCCTGAGCGTATTATCAGCATTGATCATCCGCAGTATCACGCGTCCCTGCGATACAACCCGTCAAGCTCTGAATGATATTTCTCAGGGAGAAGGTGATTTAACCCGCCAGCTCCCCGTCAATGGCAAAGATGAGTTTGCCCAGATTGCAACCGCATTCAACCGCTTTACCGTTAAAATTTGTGACGCGATCCGAAACATTAAGCCAATTTCTGCCAATCTCACCCAGTCTGCAAGAGACCTCAACGCGGTTGCCGAACAGTCTATCGAAAAATCGGAACAGCAATTACAAGCAGCCAATTCCGTGGCCTCTGCGATGAATCAGTTGCAATCAAGCACGCAAGATGTTGCAACAGCGGCAGATGAAGCAGCCCACGCCGCTCAAATTGCCCATCAAAAGAGTCAAGATAGTCGTCAAGTTCTCATCAACGCCTCCCAATATATGACCTCCTTATCTGAATTACTCACTGAAACCGAACAAAATACCCAATATCTGACTAAAGATGCAGATAACGTCGGTGAAGTATTGAATGTCATTCGTGGTGTCGCTGAACAGACCAATTTACTGGCACTCAATGCTGCAATTGAGGCTGCTCGCGCAGGTGAACAAGGACGAGGATTTGCCGTCGTCGCTGACGAAGTACGAACCCTTGCAACCCGAACACAAAAGAGTACTGATGAAATTGAAGAAATCATTACGGTCTTACAGAAACGAGCAAGTCATTTAAATTCGTCCATGGTTCAAACCAAACAACAGTCGCTCGAAACGCAACAAGAAACCCATAAAGCACAAGAGATGCTCAATGACATCAATGAGCAAATCCATACGATTCAAGCACTCAACGAAAATATTGCAGCAGCCTGTCTGCAGCAATCTTCGGCAAGTCGGGACATCAGTCACAACATCACCAATTTAGCCGAGCACAGCCAACAAATCACCGAAAGCGCACAGGATATTGGCAACACCAGCCAGAGACTGCTCCAAGACAGTCAATCCTTAAGTCAGAGTTTTAGTATTTTCAGAACCTGA